AAAACCTGCCATGATCTGTCGGGCAATCGGTGGCCCAACTACATCGCCGTTGATTACTACATGGTATGCCAACATGCTAAAGATTCTATCTAAATGAAGCTTATTTAGTCGTCGATCAGATCGGTTTCTTATTATTTGAATCACGCAGAGGAGCGACGGCGGAGGCGCTTCCTTGGCTACCGATGTGGCTAATGGCCATCTAGTATGTGGCTGTGACAACATTGCTTACTGCAAGGTAAGGACGTATCTGTCTTACAGTGTTCGGTCCTGTTACATTTTCTCCCACTTGAGCAGAGCTTGCATCCCTTGGGATTCTATCAATATCAACTACTTTTTGGCTAACTTTGATTTCCTTTTGCAACAACTTATTTAAGATAATGTTGTGTTTCTTGCAACTGCATGCTGATGTTGTGACCACTGACTGAGCTGCAGGCCAACTCGACATTCGGGACCTGCGTGATACCCCCGcccccaccgccgtcgccgcccagGGCGCCGGTGAAGGGTACGAGCCCAGGCGGCGATCCCAGTGCGGCGGTGGCTCGGCTTCCGGCCTTCCAGTGGAGCTGCTTCCTGGGACTGACGTCCCTGGCTCTGCTCTTCCTCTCGTAAGGGCGCTCCGCTTCAGTTAGCGGGGTGTGGCACTTGTGCTGCTTCTGCCATCCTGAGCAGAAATTTTCTACTTCAGTTTCATTTGTTGATCACGAGATTGCTCGAGCTGTAAATCATCCCCTAGCTTGCAGAGAAGTTTCACCTGATCAGTTAGTTGTAAATCAAATGTTTCATTTTTGTTATCTAGGGCAGATCCTGCCTCGATGTTTCAGTGAGTTCTGATGTAGTATCTCCACATGGCCAGTTAGTTTTTATATATGTTTTCTCTAAGAAATCAAATTACTACATCCCAGCTAGGAGAATTGGTTGAAAAACTCTTAATAACTCAACAAAAGGATGATTAGAAAGAAAGGGAAAAAAAAAACTCAACAAAAAGATAAGAGATTCCAAAAAAAACACTACCTTCGTTTTTTAGGCTAGTTTAGCCTAAAAAAAGCCTGAAAAACGTCTTATGTTTTCAGACGTAGGTAGTACATTCATATGGATGGATCTGAATGAGTGCTGGGGAAGAAAGAGAGGAGGACCCATGGTCCGAGTGACTGACTGACTGACAGGTGAAATCGCTGGTCCAAATCCAGAACAGCATCCAATCAAGCAGACAGCATCGTGCAGTGAGCAGTGCCAACTATTTACATCGCATCACATGGGATTGATTGATTAATTTCGCCTATTTTTCTCTCACGCAAGAACAACGCCCACTTTATCCTCCGAGAAATCCCGGTTTTCCGCTGGTCACTGATCATCTGGTCTGAGATGAGCTTCACACGCATGCCAGATTATTCTAGTAGATCACTAGGTAGGGAGAGAATAGCATCAAATTGAGAGCATATATTCCCTCCCAGGTAGCAAGAATAACTTTTATTGGCATCGTGAACGTGTTGTTGAAGTTTTGATTTAAATAGGTTACTTTTTGCTGATATTCTTTCCAGCGTCAAGGATCGTGTATGATCCACGCACGCATGGGAAATTTTCTGAAGGCAGTGCAAACTGTGGAGGTGAATAAGCATTTTGCCAGATAGGAAAAACTTGTCATCGCTCAACGTTTCCAATATAACTAATAAATTTCATCatagtaataataattaaaaaaacatACCCAGTATGAAGAAAAGCTTCCACGTTAGGTGGGCGTGGGGAAGGATTAAACGAGGTTgcgtcgaacccaggacctcttggcacaagtggggagtaCTTCACCACTATGCCATTCCTGCCCTTTCTAACAAActagaaataaaaaaaaatcagGCACATAGAATTTCGTCCATATTCATGATGTGAGTCATGAATAATTGAAACACGGATCGTAATCAAGAGAGATATCATCATGAACAGTTGACACATGGATCTTAATCAAGGGATCTAAAATGTGATCCTTATGCTATGCCGTATCCCCACTCCAATATGCAGAAACTGCTATTTTTAGGGGCCTGATAAATTGCCATTTTACTCCAGCACCGGATGATCGATCGAACGAATATTTAGACATTAATAATACCATTCGGTGTTAGTATGAACAGAAGAAAATATTATGGCACTTATTATACTGTATGTAGTATATTATTAtcagaaagagaaagaaaaagagagaggcaGAAGAGAGAAAAGTGTCCCAGGGAACAAAGAACAGATTCTTTGGTACTCCGGCGTAACGACgttgcctcctcccctcccctcgtcTAGAGTCTAGACCCACGGGCATAGCCCATCCAAAGATCAAATCTTTTAGTAGTTTTGCCAGCCAGATATCTCGTCTCGTCTCATCTCTGTCACACCGAGGAAGAAGACCCGGCGCCAGCGCCAGCGGCGATTGATGGCATCTCGCTCCCGTGCCCCCCTGGCCGTGGCCCTGTCCCCTCACCCTCTCTAGACCAAATCTACGAGAGAGGGATAAGAGTTCCTCCCagtggagagagggagaggtcGGAGGAGTACACGGGCTGATTGCGGCTGCGGCTGCGACTGCGACTGGTGGATTCCATTTCTCCCCTTCTTGCtccggggtggcggcggcggcggcgggcggcgggcggcgcggccatGGCCAAGCAGCTGCGGGTCTACCAAGTCTGGAGAGGCAACAACGTACGTGAGATTAGATTACTCCCTTTATTCTTGCCCCCCTTCTTCCTTCTTGGATAGTTGGATTCAGAAAATCCTTGTGCTCTGGATCCATCGgcggtggccgccgccgccgcagtgcCATCTCCGCTACTCCTTCTGATTCGTTGTGTTCTTTCTGTCTAACCTGGCGAGGCGACGAAGAAGTGGGAGCGGGGTAACTGCTCCTGGATAATGCCCGTATCTTTATCTGGTTAGCTGGTTACTCGATTGATTTGCGGGTGATTTGTATATTAAACTGCATACACTGCTGACGAGACGGATGAATAAACTATTGTGGATCGGTTTGGAGCTTGGGTGCCGCAGCGAATGGCGACCGTCCTCTCCCCAATAAGATAATCCAGTTGGGTGGCCCAAGTTCTTGTCTTTGTACACACCCTGTTGCTGCTAATCCAACCAGGGCTCAGGTTGCTCTGAAAATCATGCACAGGGCTTGCAAACATTGCGTTGCATTGCAACTACTCCATCAGTTCAAGGGTTTAGAGAAAGGGAAGGGCAATTTAGAGGGTCAAATGGGGAAGGGGGTTTGTATGAGAAAAACTTTGTTGACATCTTCACTCTGCTCATGATGTTGTTTGTTGTATTATTTTGTAGCGTGAAGCTATCGAATGTTTCAATGACGTCTCTCATTTTCTTCAGATAATCTGGTGTGGTGGGAGACTGATCTTTGGACCAGATGCCAAGGCTACTCTGCTATCTTTCTCGCTGATCGTGGCCCCCGTTGTTGTCTTCTGCATCTTTGTGGGCAAAAATCTCATACACATCTTTCCTGCATATAACGCAGGGTATGCAATTCTGGTTGTCACCGTAGCCCTGACAATTCATGTGAGTAAGCATTCTTCACCTATCTACTACAGAGTTATGCTGAGGGTTTTGGATAGGTTGGTAGGATTTGTGTTCACCACAGTTCATGTGTTTGCTTCGTCCAGTTGGAGAAAAGTCCTGAATGGCGACGTATTTTCTGAGAGCTTCATCGTAAAAGTAATTTGCAAGATGCAAGATATCATGTAATTAATAAAAGTTAAGCACACTTGCATATCAACATGTTTGGCAGGGTGTAGTTTTGTGGTTAGCAGTTAGTTCGAGACCATTATGatcatacagcagcagttaatGGTTAAAGTGCACTAAGCCATCACTATCTTTTGGCCATGATTGCATTTAAGACTTTGTGATGTGGATATAGTTGCGAACATGCTAAGAACCTAGTTTCTCTTATCAAGGGAACCTTGGATGATACCTTTTCGCTTAGTTACAAAGTAGTGTAGATCAACCTTGGCATAGATGATACATCATTTGAATTTTGTTTGTAATAACTGCATAATATATGTGAAACTGTAATTTCTCTCACCAGCCAATAAAACACTGTACTTGGCTCTACTGGTCAAAGCATTTTGTGATCTTTTGATCTTCCTTTTTCACCTACACATGTTTCATGCATGGTTCTATATTTATTTCCTGAGTTGGAAAACCCACGCTTCAATTTTGTTGTTGGTTTGGTCTATTCACTAGTAGTTTTATCTATATTCTGCTCTTGCATACTAATTTATCTGTTTACGATACCGTTCTCCATGAGTTATGTTCTCTCAACAGTAGAAGTTATTTTGTGAATTTTACTTCATGCTACTTTGTAAACAACTGCCAAATTATAGTATCCTCTCTGCAAAATCTGATTGTTAGGTACTGTTACTGCTCTTCTTGACCTCATCTCAAGATCCAGGTATTGTACCAAGGAATTCAAATCCACCTGTGGAGGAGTTTTCTCATGATTCTTCAGCCCCTCATACTCTCCAGTTCCCTCGGATAAAAGCGATCATGGTCAATGGTGTGCCCGTGAGAGTAAAATATTGTGAAACTTGCATGCTATATCGGCCTCCTCGTTGCTCCCACTGTTCCAAATGTGATAATTGTGTCGAGCGATTTGATCACCACTGCCCTTGGGTTGGTCAATGTATTGGACAGGTTTGTTGTGCTGATTTATTTATCCTTCTCAAAGAGTCAAACTAGTTATTTAACCATTGACTACCTGACAGCCCTTACTGTCAAAACAATCTCAGCTTATCTGCATTTATGTTCACCTTTGCAGCGCAATTACCGCTACTTCTTCTGGTTTGTTTGTTCGGCAGCAATCCTGTGTTTCTATGTGTTTACAATGTCTGCATTGTACATCAGTCTACTCATGAAGGATCACCGTTCAGTGGTGGAGGCAATTAAAGCATCTCCAGCATCAGTGGCAGTCATGGGATACTGTTTCATTTGTTTCTGGTTTGTTGGTGGTCTCACCGGATTCCACTCTTACCTCATTGCAACAAATAAGGTTAGTCCCCTAAACCTATGTAGTCAATGTTAAGGCATACCTCACATGAAAACATTGGTACACGGACTGCCTTGAGATACAATGTAGAAAGTTCCTATGTTCATTAGTGAGCTATCTACTCTCAAATAAAGATATAATGCTTACACTGGCTAATCTGAAATGTAGTGATCACTTGAAATCTCATTGGATGATTTTTCCATGGCAGATATTTTTTATGCATTGCTGGGTAGTACatccttgtactccctccgttcctaaatacaagtctttctagagattccaagagagactacatacggagcaaaatgattgactacacactctaaactatgtctatatacatccgtatgcagtccatattagaatctctacaaggacctatatttaggaacggagggagtagaaataaTAAGAACTTTATGTTTATTTCAATACCAACTTTATTGAACTTGATTAAATTTTCACTTCCTTTTTCTCAAGACAACATATGAGAACATCAAGTACAAGTACAGCAACCAACCCAATGCGTTCGACCGTGGTTGCATACACAATTGCTTCGAGGTCCTGTGCACGAAAAGGAAGCCGTCTAGGATCAACCTGCGAGCCATCGTTCAAGAGGAACATGTTGCGTCCCTGCCACGAATCAGCCGTTCCAGTGTGCCCGAAGATGAGACGCCCCACCGTCCACGAGCCAAAGTGGAGGATGACCTTGAGATGGGCCTCGACATCCTGAAGACCTCACGGCGCCGGTCAGATGACCTGAGTGACTTAGAGTTGGGCACTACAAGCAATGGCGCAAGATATCGCAGAAGTGATTCAGACACTGAGATCCCAGTTATGACCAGAACCATTACTGAGAGCTCCGATCAAACTAGGGATCTGGACTTCTATTCAGTGACCAACGCTGCACATCCCTCGTCTCCTGAGCAGAGGCAGCTCCCCGATGAACTCCGCTGATTGTATATGAGCGCCCCCTTGCAGTGAGAAATAGTTTTCAGGGCGCAAACCAACAAGTTGCTCGTCAGTGAGGGCCGTGGGATGTTTGGAATTTGGATGAATATGGCATATGCTCTCTGCTGCCTTCTTTTTGTAGGATTTGGGGAATGTTGGTTGATTGGTGATAGGTCTCTTTCTGTAAACATCTCAGTTATGCATTTCATTGAAGGTTTTAAGAGAttgtagttttcttttttctttttagcaAGATTCCAGGAAGAGTATCTGAAGATAGTCAACTGTGGATTGTTAATTGTACATAATTTGCATAGGTGTAGACCATTGAACTGTATAATTATTTCCACCGGCCATCTGATGATCCCAGAAAGCCATTTGCTGGTTTGACATGCAGAATTTCAATCCCTATTTGACTGTTTGCAGCATGATTTACTACAGATGACTTCATGTGAGTACACGCCATTGGCCAGGGGAGGAAAAATGCACGCATAATTCAAAGATTATTTATCATGAAAAGTTCAGAGGCATGAAAAACATAGCAGCGACCAAACCTTTATATTTCTTGCCATTCTTGACACTCGGGGAAATAAACAAGTAAATCAACAACAGCAATAGAAAAAGCAAAAGATCTTGATGGACTTGTCACACATAAATACTTGTGCCACTGCACTGGTCTATTCATTCACAGGCCAGTTTGGTGTCGAAGCTGGTCAAGCAGATGGCGAACGCCTGGAACGCCGAGAGCGGGTACCGGTAGTCCATGGTGAACATGTCCTTGGTAACCTTACCAAACTGCAGGATCACCTTCTCGTGATCGGACGTCGATGACGACAATGAACTTGACggctggagctgctgctgctggggCGGCTGCGAAGGTTCCGACGGCGGCACGGCGGCCACCTGTGGCGCGGCTGCCGTCAGCTGGAAGTTCTTCACGGAGGCCACCGTCACCCTGCCTCGGAAGTTGAGGCACCAGCACTGCAGCTGCTCGTGCCATCTCGGCACCTTGTTGCGTAGAACCAATGGCCTCTCCTTGGCATCcccatcttcctcctctcgccgcaACCCACCACTTACATCTGAGAATCGGGAGCTTGAGAAGCGAGAACTGCTGAAGTCTGCCATGGAGAACCTGGAGGAGGCGTTCGTGCTGCGGAAGGACTCGTCAAACGGACCAGGGAGCAGCTGCTGGGGTTGCCCAGGCACCACGCCATCCGGGTCGACTGCAGAGGCCGGGATGGAATGCATCGTGCACTGCATACGCCTCGGGCCCCTGGTGCCCAGCACGTTGAGCTCGTAATTCACCTGGGCGATGGGGTAGCTACCGGTGGGCACCTTTGGGGAGACCCTCCTGGAAGAGATGCGGCGGCTGCCACGCTGGCACGGGATGAGGCTCCCGGCATTGTATGGTGGCTGAGTGTCGTAGACGATGAACTTCGTGCCGAGGAAATTCGACCTGTTGGTGTACATACAATGTCAGATCTAAATCACTGAAGGTTAGATAGTAAGAACGTTGTGAAGGAAGGTACATCACCTCATTTTTCCAACATAGCCGTTGCTTGACCGCGAGATGTTCTTAGAATCCACAGAAATTACGTATTCGGTATATGTTGTCCGTCGATTCCTCTTAGCTGCTAGCAGGAACTTTCCGTTCTCACTAAGCACAGCTACATGTCACATAACATATAGTCAGCACAGCATCCAGCAACGTTGACTACCACGTTACTAAAGCAATGCACACAGCAATTGTTCAGTATGAGATTAATGAGAGAAGCAGCACATATGCTTACCAGGGCTAAGGCAGAGGTAGAGATAATAGGTTAGTGTTGATTTGTCCCTTCTAATGAAGCACTGGATTAATCCATCTCGAGGTCCTGGCTGTAGATAAAACATCAAATCAGAGTCAGACAGGTGCAAACTTT
The sequence above is drawn from the Triticum aestivum cultivar Chinese Spring chromosome 7A, IWGSC CS RefSeq v2.1, whole genome shotgun sequence genome and encodes:
- the LOC123147668 gene encoding protein S-acyltransferase 8, translated to MAKQLRVYQVWRGNNIIWCGGRLIFGPDAKATLLSFSLIVAPVVVFCIFVGKNLIHIFPAYNAGYAILVVTVALTIHVLLLLFLTSSQDPGIVPRNSNPPVEEFSHDSSAPHTLQFPRIKAIMVNGVPVRVKYCETCMLYRPPRCSHCSKCDNCVERFDHHCPWVGQCIGQRNYRYFFWFVCSAAILCFYVFTMSALYISLLMKDHRSVVEAIKASPASVAVMGYCFICFWFVGGLTGFHSYLIATNKTTYENIKYKYSNQPNAFDRGCIHNCFEVLCTKRKPSRINLRAIVQEEHVASLPRISRSSVPEDETPHRPRAKVEDDLEMGLDILKTSRRRSDDLSDLELGTTSNGARYRRSDSDTEIPVMTRTITESSDQTRDLDFYSVTNAAHPSSPEQRQLPDELR
- the LOC123147666 gene encoding tubby-like F-box protein 12, translated to MSFRSIVRDVRESFGSLSRRGFDVRISGLPGLSGHHHRGKSFGPPVEPHGGAVVADQNGWVGLPPELLRDVMKRLEEGESTWPSRKDVVACAAVCSAWREICKDIVQSPEFCGKLTFPVSLKQPGPRDGLIQCFIRRDKSTLTYYLYLCLSPAVLSENGKFLLAAKRNRRTTYTEYVISVDSKNISRSSNGYVGKMRSNFLGTKFIVYDTQPPYNAGSLIPCQRGSRRISSRRVSPKVPTGSYPIAQVNYELNVLGTRGPRRMQCTMHSIPASAVDPDGVVPGQPQQLLPGPFDESFRSTNASSRFSMADFSSSRFSSSRFSDVSGGLRREEEDGDAKERPLVLRNKVPRWHEQLQCWCLNFRGRVTVASVKNFQLTAAAPQVAAVPPSEPSQPPQQQQLQPSSSLSSSTSDHEKVILQFGKVTKDMFTMDYRYPLSAFQAFAICLTSFDTKLACE